Genomic DNA from Paenibacillus sp. MBLB1832:
CGCCTAAGCTAAGTCCACGTCCGTCAACATCCGTTACCGAAACATCCGAAGCAAGATCATAGCTTTCAAAGTCATCCAATGTCACCTTCATCGTAGTAAGATTTAACTTCAACAATTGACCCTCATGGACGTCCATGTGAAGCTCATCATTTAGAATCTCAACATAGTAGGCCGTCCCATTCACCTGCACGAGGGATACTTCATACGTCTCTTGCAGATCCTTTGATGAAATAGCCTTATCATCCGCTGTTCCGAAGAACTTCGTGTTTGGCGACAATTTGTATGTACTTGTATTGCCATTCCCATCCATAATCGCAATGCTGCCGCTTGTCAGACTCGTCATGTATCCTTTGACTGCACGGTCTGGCAAGGTCGTCAAATTTTTCTGTGATCGGCTGAGGAAAGTAGCCATTTGCGCACGAGTGACAGCACCTCTTGGCTGGAAGGAACCATCCTCGAAGCCATCGACGATTTTCAACGCGACAGCTGCGTTCACAAATCCAAGTGTTGCTGTACTAATTTGATTTTTATCGGTAAAAGAGGACGCTGAACCAGCTAGGTTACTCGCCATAGACGCCTTGCCAATCGCACGAATGACGACCTCGGCAACCCATTCTCTGGTTGCTTTCTTCTGACCCCAAATCTCACCTTTTGGGGCACCGCTGCTTCTCAGCTTCTCATCTGCAGTTGAAATCAGACCTTTTTGTAAAGCAACAGCCACATAGTTTCGGGCATACTTATCAACTAACATGAAATCAGGGAATACGGTTTCAGATGTCAGCGAATCTACCTCAGATTGCAAGCCCATCATCCGTGTCGCCATAATGAGAACGTCTTGTTGGGATACGGCTTTCTCAGGGTCATAGATTCCGTCTGCAACGCCTTGAATGACTCCTTCTAACGCTAATTTGGATATATGACGAATTCCCCAATAGTCACTGCTTACATCATTAAAAGATAACCTGACAGTGGAGGCGGATGTAGTCGACGTGCTCGTTGTAGTTACCGGTGCGGCAAGGACTGGTGTGCCTGCTAGGCTCGTAATGATCAATGAGGTTAGGACAGCACTCGCCAATTTCTTATTAGTCATGATTAGTTTAAACTCCTCTACAAATCCTGTTTAGTTAGGTCGTTTTATTGGATAGGGCAGCTCCAAATGCCCCATTAGGCTGTCAACCTGCTTGCCATCTTTTAGCACATATAACGCCTTCACTTCCGTGAATTGAAATACCGTTTTCTTTAGCGCTTGCAAGAATAATTCCTCACCTGGAGCACCCAATTGTGTCTTAGGCCCAAAAGCTACATCCACTTTCAGCTCTCCTTTGGTCGCATCAAACGCTACAGACTTGAATTTCAGATCATCAAACAGGGAGATGGCTTTCGGATCATCATTTTTCTGAAGCGCTTGAAGTGCAGCCGCATATACGTCAGCATCCTTCTGGAAGCTAATCGTTACAGCCTTCTCAACGAGCTTCATTTCATCTTGATCGCTATAATATGCCTTAATTTGTCGTTGTTTCATTGGAACCGCTGTTGGTGTCGGCACTGCCGTTGCAACGATGGGCGTAGCTGTTGGCGTAACACTTGCATGCGGTGTCGATGTTGATCCTGTGAATTGAGCCTTTTGCCCGCAGGCGGTTATCGACAATGTGATGGCACTTACAAGAAGCGCTCCTTGAACTAGGCGAGTTGTGATGGTCATCTGCTTCACTCCTTGAGTAGTTAGGCATTGTCTATTTAGCCTGTTAAGCTTCCTGAACGTATACCTTATTTGAGATTCAAATATTCTTTAATCGCGCTTACTAGCGCTGCCGCTAGCTTGTCTTGAAATTCTTCTTTGTACATTGCAGCTTCGTCGTTCTTGTTGGATAAGTATCCAACCTCAAGCAATACTGCTGGCATGGATGTTTTCGTAATGACGCGGAAATCCGCCTCACGCACTTTACGATCAGGGAACCCCGTAGCTGGTATCGCAAATTTGTGTACAACTGTGGCAAAAGCTAAGCTTTCAGGCCTGTTATAATACGTCTCAGTGCCAGAAACGGTCGCTTTCGCACTGTTCCCGTGAATTGAAAGGAAAAGATCTGCTGAGATATCGTTGGCAAAAGAAACCCTGCCATCCAGTGGGATAAACGTATCATCCGAACGCGTCATTAAGACGTGAATTCGCTTATCTTTCGCCAGCAACGCCTCTACCTTCTTCGCTGTTGCAAGTGTAAAATCCTTCTCGTTCTTGCCCGTAATCGAGAGCGCACCAGGGTCATTATCACCGTGCCCTGCGTCAATGACGACCGTTAATTTCCGTTCCCCAATGCTCGCTTTCCACTGATTAGGCAGCTTGGAAGATTGCACTTGATAGTCCATCGGACCATTCAAATCTAAAATAATGCGTACCGTTGCGGGATCATCACTATAGTTTGAAAATCTCACTTTGGTTACTTGCGGCTGCTTGGACGGCAACTCACCTAAATTTTTCACTAGTAATTTACGCAGGGGTTCATCCAGTGTCGTATTTGGGAAATCAAATACGAGGCGGGATGGGTTAGTCAACGTCAAAACTTTCGGAGTAAGTGTGCCATCCTTCGCTGTCACGGTAAGCTCTGTTTCTGACATTGAAATCGCCGTCACCAAATGAACGCCATCCGCAGGCGTAAAAGTCGTTCCTGTGCCTGGATTCGGCTTGGTATCTTTCCCGTCTTCAGGCACCTCGACGTCAACAGGACCCGTAACTGGCTTGGAATCGCCGTCTATCGGTTTAAACATATGTACCGAAGAGGTTGGTCCGTCCCATTTGAACTCAATCCCCAACAGTTCACCGATGAATCGCAGGGGAAGCATCGTACTGCCATTCTCAATTTTCGGCCCGACTTCAAGCTTCGTTTGTTTGCCATTGATGAGCGCCGTCGTTTGATCGATGACAAGTTCAATTTGAACCTCATCTTTCTTAATCGTCACTTTCCGTGTGGCTTCATCCCAAGCAACTTTCGCGCCAATTTCTTCGACGATGACACGCAAAGGTACAATCGTATTCCCACTGACGATTCGCGGCGTTACGTCTGGGGTTTGCAATGGTTTTTCATTCATATACAGTTTGATCGGCTTGGCCGCTTCCGCACCGAAAGATGTCGTTGGCATCAGCAATAAGAAAGCTAACAGGAATAAACAAAATGTAGGAAATTTCATCATTCACCTCTATCTCATGTCGGAATTAAGCCATGTATTGGTCATTCTATTACACTCACTCTATGATTCTATCAGCATTACCGTCATTATACCAAAATCGTCCTATTCCTGACAGCACAACCTCCATTCGTTCGACATTCTAGTAAACTATTAGACGTATGATATTGCCAAAAGTTGCAAAAAAAAGACGCATCCCCGATACGAGGATACGTCTCAAGCTATTGCTTATTTGTAAGCCAAACGTTTTTGGTGTGCTTGCTCATAAGCCGTAATTTTATCTTCATGTTGCAATGTTAGACCGATATCGTCCAACCCTTGCAATAAGAATTGACGGCGGTGCTCATCCAAGTCAAATTGGATTTCTAGACCAAAATCATCGCTTAACTTTTTATTCTCAAGATCCACATTCAACTTGTAGCCATCATGCTTAGCCGTACGTTGGAACAAGTCTTCTACTTGCTCTTCCGACAACTTGATTGGCAGAATGCTGTTTTTGAAGCAGTTGTTATAGAAAATATCCGCGTAGGATGGTGCAATAATGACGCGGAAGCCGAAATCTTGAATCGCCCAAGGCGCGTGCTCACGGGAAGATCCACAACCAAAGTTCGCACGGGAGATCAATACGGAAGCCCCTTGATAACGTTCTTGGTTAAGCGGGAAGCTCTCGATCACATTACCTGCTTCATCCCATCTCCATTCGAAAAAAAGGAATTGTCCGAAGCCAGAACGCTCAATACGTTTAAGGAATTGTTTAGGAATAATTGCATCTGTATCTACGTTGACACGATCAACAGGACCAACGAGGCCTGTATGTTGTTTAAAAGCTTCCATGGTTTTATTCTCCTTCTTCAGCCCGAATTAAGCTTGTTGATATTCTTTGATTTCCCAATCACGTACGTCATAGAAATGACCTTTGATTGCTGCTGCAACTGCCATAGCCGGGGATACAAGATGTGTACGTCCGCCGCGGCCTTGACGACCTTCGAAGTTACGGTTGGACGTGGAAGCACAGCGTTGACCTGGTTGTAGCACGTCAGGATTCATCGCAAGACACATCGAGCAACCTGCATCACGCCATTCGAAGCCAGCGTCGGAGAAGATTTTATCCAAACCTTCTTTTTCAGCTTGGATTTTAACGCGGCCAGATCCTGGAACCACGATCGCTGTTACACTTGGATCTACTTTGTAGCCTTGTGCAATTTTAGCCGCTGCACGAAGATCTTCGATACGTCCATTCGTACAAGATCCGATGAACACATAGTCCACTTTCAGATCTGTCATTGGAGTACCTGGTGTTAATTCCATATATTCAAGCGCTTTTTCAGCAGCTTTACGTTCATTCTCTGTTTCAAAGCTTTGTGGATCTGGAACCAAAGCCGTGATGCTCGTTCCCATACCAGGGCTCGTACCCCAAGTAACTTGCGGGATCAATGTATCCGCGTCAAATTCCAATACCCAGTCATAGCTAGCGCCTTCATCTGTTACC
This window encodes:
- a CDS encoding N-acetylmuramoyl-L-alanine amidase family protein yields the protein MMKFPTFCLFLLAFLLLMPTTSFGAEAAKPIKLYMNEKPLQTPDVTPRIVSGNTIVPLRVIVEEIGAKVAWDEATRKVTIKKDEVQIELVIDQTTALINGKQTKLEVGPKIENGSTMLPLRFIGELLGIEFKWDGPTSSVHMFKPIDGDSKPVTGPVDVEVPEDGKDTKPNPGTGTTFTPADGVHLVTAISMSETELTVTAKDGTLTPKVLTLTNPSRLVFDFPNTTLDEPLRKLLVKNLGELPSKQPQVTKVRFSNYSDDPATVRIILDLNGPMDYQVQSSKLPNQWKASIGERKLTVVIDAGHGDNDPGALSITGKNEKDFTLATAKKVEALLAKDKRIHVLMTRSDDTFIPLDGRVSFANDISADLFLSIHGNSAKATVSGTETYYNRPESLAFATVVHKFAIPATGFPDRKVREADFRVITKTSMPAVLLEVGYLSNKNDEAAMYKEEFQDKLAAALVSAIKEYLNLK
- a CDS encoding GerMN domain-containing protein gives rise to the protein MTITTRLVQGALLVSAITLSITACGQKAQFTGSTSTPHASVTPTATPIVATAVPTPTAVPMKQRQIKAYYSDQDEMKLVEKAVTISFQKDADVYAAALQALQKNDDPKAISLFDDLKFKSVAFDATKGELKVDVAFGPKTQLGAPGEELFLQALKKTVFQFTEVKALYVLKDGKQVDSLMGHLELPYPIKRPN
- the leuD gene encoding 3-isopropylmalate dehydratase small subunit, with product MEAFKQHTGLVGPVDRVNVDTDAIIPKQFLKRIERSGFGQFLFFEWRWDEAGNVIESFPLNQERYQGASVLISRANFGCGSSREHAPWAIQDFGFRVIIAPSYADIFYNNCFKNSILPIKLSEEQVEDLFQRTAKHDGYKLNVDLENKKLSDDFGLEIQFDLDEHRRQFLLQGLDDIGLTLQHEDKITAYEQAHQKRLAYK